From Paenibacillus graminis:
AATATGACCCAGTCATCCGGGATCAAGCTTGCGGGGGACACGGCGCCTTGGGCCGTGGAGGCCGTGAAGTATATAGTGAATAACGGCATGTACGGGCCGGAGATTGCACTCAATTCCGCCGGAGCCTTGGACTACCGGTCAACCGAACCCCTTTTACGGCAGGAAGCTGCCGCATTGCTGAGCCTGTTTTGCAATCGGCTGTCCGTGAAATGAAATTGCGGTGCCTGGGTATCCGGCAGCCTTCGAATAGGAATTTCAACGGTATGAGGAATAACGCAGCCGCAGGCATGTGGAGTGCTTAACGCTTTTGGTGCGGAGCAGAATTGCAGAGAAGTAACATCGAAAACCCTTCTAGTGAAGGGTTTTTATACATTTATTCTGATAAGGCGATAGTATTGAGGCGAGATTCCTGACGTTTGACAAATCCCTATTTCTGCATTACTCTAATAACGAATAACTCATTCATTATTAAGGAGCGCCCGCCATGCAAGCGAAGAAAGACGAAGTGAAGAGGGATATCGAATCCGCTGCTTTGAAGGTGTTTTTCCGCAAAGGCTTTGCGGATGCCAAGATGAACGATATTGCCGATGAAATCCAGATTTCGGTCGGGAATATTTATACTTATTTTAAAAATAAACAGGAATTATTCTATGCCGTGGTTCCGCCGTCATTGGTGGAGTATTTGAAGAATGTGCTGGTGGAGAGCATCCGTCTGGATAACCAGACTTTTTTTGACCGGGGGAGTAATGACAAGCAATCGGCCATCGTCCAGGAGCAAATGAACCTGTTAACCCAGTACAGCATGCAGATCGTCATTATTTTCGAAAAGAATAAAGGAACGGTCTACAGCAATGCCAAAAACGAGCTGATTGAGCTGATGATCGAAACCAAAAAGCCTTATATAAAGGATCATTATAAAAGATATGAAATCGGCACCGAGGAAAATATGATTCTGCTGAGCATTATCGCGGGCAATGTCATCAATATGATTCTGGATTTATTGAAGCGGGAGATGGGCGCCGATAGCCGGAGACGGATTTTTGAGGCCATGCGTTTATACTGGCTGCATGGACTAACAGGGATAAATGAGTAACGCCGTTAGGCGTAAATCGGACTGGAGCTGGGGCGCAGCGTTGCAATAGAGGGGCGATCCAGCGGATATGCACAAGTTGCATCTGCGAGAGTCCCTATTTTTTTGGGCTAATAATGAATTTGTAATTCAATATTGAATAGTGTGATTATGCGGAGGAGGAAGAAACGGTGAAGACAGGTTACGCATTTAAGAACTGCAATGTGATTTATGGAGAAGCAGGAAGAGGCGTAGATACCCATATGACGATACTGATTCAGGATGGGCTGATTCAGGAGATCGGGAAGGCCAGTGATGTGGCTGTTCCGGGACATTATCAAGCAATCGATGTAGAAGGGAAATATGTGATGCCCGGGCTGATTAATGCGCATGTCCATCTTTTTGCCGACGGTAAGCCGTTTACGCTGTCAGCCAGCGAAGGGCTGCTGGATTTTGCGTTTCATCATCTGTTGGATACGAGGCTGGGCCGGAGCGTGCTGAAGAAACGGATGAAGCGAAATGCCCTGACCGCCCTGCATTCCGGGGTAACCACTATGCGCAGCGTAGGGGAGTTCTTGTATACCGATGTGCAGTTGAGGGATGAAATTAAGGCGAATCAGTTTGTCGGGCCTAATCTGCTGGTGTCCGGTTATTTTCTGAGCGTAACGGGCGGGCATGGTGCACCTTATTTGGCTTTGGTTGGCGATTCACCATGGGAAGCGAGAAGAAATGTAAGAATCAACGTGAAAAATGGAGTAGACCTCATCAAAATCTGTGTGACCGGCGGGGTTACCGATGCCAGAACAGTCGGGGAAGCGGGCCGCCTGCAAATGACGGAGGAAGAAGTCGCCGCTATTTGTGAAGAAGCCCATAAAATCGGCATACGTGTAGCGGCCCATGTGGAAAGCACCGAAGGGGTGAGAATCGCGCTAAAGGGCGGGGTCGATACCATTGAACACGGCGCGGAGATGGATGAGGAGATTATCAACCTGTACCAGAATAATCCCAGGGCATTAAAAGGCTACACTGCTTTGATTCCAACGTTGCAGGCGGCATATCCCAGTGCCAAATTGGACCTGAGCCTGACGAAGGTAAGTGAGACGGTTAAGGAAAATTCCCGGCGGGTGTATGACTCCATGCTGAAAGGGGTGCGGCAGGCCGTAGAGCATGGTATCCAGATTGGCGTTGGTACGGATGCCGCGATGCCCTATGTCACCCATTATGATCTGTGGCGGGAGCTGGACCATTTCATGAGACAAACGAAGCTGAACCCGCGCCGGATCATTGAGCAGGTGACGAAATCTAATGCGGAAATTCTGGGGATCGATCACCTGACGGGGAGCATTGATATCGGCAAGCAGGCGGATTTAATCGTGCTGGAGCAGAACCCGCTGGATAACATACAAGCTTTGGCGGACACAGCTATGGTTATGGTCAGAGGAAACCTTATACAGACGCCATCGGTGACCCGAATTCAGGCAGTGGACGAGCTGCTTGATTTGGTGTGGACCATTCAGGAGTGAGGCCTTGGCGAATTTATAGACGAGGGGGCAAACAAGGGAAAAGCAGGTCTATTTGGATTTGAGCAACGCTACAGCTCTCCTCCCCATATTTTACCGCAACAAGTTCTGGTTATTTGGGTAAAAATGTATTAGAGCGGAAGAGAGGATACTGTTATATGAAAAAAAATGCCAAGGTTCTATTGTTTGTCTTTCTGTTTGCAGCCACTATGGTGCTGCTGTTTGGATGGGTTGTGCCGGCGGTTTTACAAGCTTATCTACATAACGGTTACATAAGGGGCCTTACATTGCTGCTGGTTTTTAGTATTGTGGTGCTTGCGAAACGTTTTACGTGGAAGCATAATATGGTCTATGTCATTGCCGTATTCACCTTGTTCAGCATGATGATCGATACGGCAGGCAACCCTGTTTTTAACAAACCGCTCGAATGGATCGTTTCGCCTGTCGGGGAATTGCAGGTCACGCAGGATGTCAATAATTATGCGCCCGGTGAATATGCCATTACGGATCATTTAACCATTCTGAAGCAGAGCGGGGAGGTTCTGAAGCTTAGTACGGCATGGCTGTATTTATACCGCTTTTTCCAGTATTTGGCCCTCTACTCTATTACCGGAACCCTTCTTGGAGGCGTCATTGGCATGCTGCCGAAGCACAGACTGCCGTTAATCCAGACTGTATACGAGCCTCTGACGGAAGAACAAGAGCAGAAAGCAGCCGCTGAGATGAAACGCAGAGGGGAAGCAGGCATTGTCCGGCAAACTCCCCCTGAAGACATTCAGGCATCGGTCCGCCAGCTCAAGAAAGACGGGAAGCTCATTCCGGCCATTAAGCTCGTCCGCCAGCATACGGATTTATCTCTGGGCGAGGCGAAGCAGTATGTTGAGAAGTTATAGGGGAGCTTGATCCTCCCGCTGACTACCTGTGACGATCCGCCTGCGGGTTTTTTAGCTTGCTGCAATACAGTTAACAAATTTCGTCCTGATCATTTATACTAAATAGAGCCATTACACATCTAAGGAGCTGCCGAACCCGTTATGAATAAAAAAGAAGTCGCGCACATACGCAAGCAATTTAAGCTGGACCATGATTTGATGAACATCTACGACATTCTGAATGTGTACATTATGAAGGAAACTAACGAAATCTATCATTGGGAGCGCCTGCCGTTTGGTCTTGTGGACCGAGAGAAGCAGGAGCTGTATATGGGCAATTTCAAAAAACTGCTCACCGGCGAGCTGGACCATAAGCTGTTCGAGCTGAAGTTTCAGGAGGAAGCGGAGGAGCCGGCGCGGGTCATGCTTCACCAAGGTCTGGTGACAGGGGATCCTGAAGAATGGCAGGACCTGATGATGATGCTCGTGGACAAGATGCTGGTAGATGCCAAGTATGAAAAGGATATGGTGGTCACCTTTGTCCGCGGGCAGTATTACCGGCCGACTAAGGCCAGGAATGAAGAAGCCGAAGAGAGCGGGAAGGACGAGATGTTCGCGCATCCGTTCATTCTGTGCAGCGTAAATTCCACGGAACAGCAGCGCAAAAACCTCATGTTCGACTATGTAGAGCGGGAATTCAAGTACAATATCATTGTCGATCCGATCATCAAGCTGAGCTCGCCGGAGCAGGGCTTCTTTTATCCGAGTGTGACGGACAACTATTCGGATGTGAACCGCATTCTGTATTGTACGGGCAAATCGAATTATCCGGATCCGCAGTTCATCGAGCAAGTCCTAAATGCCGAGAGATCGGTAACCGCTTTGGAAGAGAGAAGCTTTTTTGAAGAGATCGTGAAGGAATTGGCGGGCGAACAGCTCGATACAACCACCCTCGCCCAGGTATATGAGGAAATCCAGCAGGTCATCGAAGGCGGCGAAGGGGAGGAAGAACCTCCTAAGCTGGATTACAAAGATGTGGAACGCGTCCTGGCGGCAAGCGGTGTAGAGAACGTGACAGCGGAAAAGGTGGAGCGGGCGTTCGAAACGGTCATCGACGATAAGTACTACGAAATGAAGGCAAGCAGCGTTATCCCGAAATATACGACCAAATCGATTAAGATCGAGACGAAGGTAGCCACGATTTCGGTCAGCCCGCAGGATCTAAGGTATGTGAAGCAGGTGAATTATCAAGGAAAACGCTGCCTCATGATCGAGGTGGACGAGGAAGTCGTGATTGAAGGATTTACGCTCAGTACTGAGACGTTATAATTCTGCTGGAGGAAGGGCTATCCTTAAGTCTTTGATCAAGACTCGGGATAGCCATATTTGTATTTAAGAGGAACAGAGCAGCGGATACGGAATAGGATCATTACTGTTGGTACTTCAAAATATAGCGGATATACTCTTTTGCGCTATGATTAATTTCTTCATCACTGGCTTGAAAGGAAGCTCCGAAGACAGCAAAATAGGGGAGTGCCACGGCGCCCACATGTCTTGCACTGGCTTTGAAAGGCGCAATCACTTCGTCCACGGTAAAAGAAACAGAGCCCTCCGGCAGATAATTTTCTTGTTTATCCCCGATGGACATGGCAAGTCCAATTCTTTTTCCGTTCAGCTTGTCACCTGTTGATCCATAAGCCCATCCGTAAGTCCAAACCTCGTCGAACCACTTTTTCAGAAGCGGCGGATAACTGTACCAATACAACGGGAATTGCAGGATGACATGGGGATAGGCTTCTAATAGATTTTGCTCCCGGGGAACATCAATGTTCCCGTCAGGATACGCTTTGTATAGCTCATGAACGGTAATATCCTTTGGATATTGCCGCAGTTCTTCTCTCCAGCGCTGGTTGACCCTTGAAGCCTCAAGGCTCGGGTGTGCCAGAATGACCAGTGTGTTCATGATGAAATCTCCCTTCTCAGGCCCATAATTAAGAGTGTATCTTCAAAGTGCATTGCCTCATTTTTGCGAATATCATTATTATCTAGCAGGCCTAATCAAAAGAAAATACACACAATAAAGTAAGATAGTTACCTCAAGGTATGTACTGGACCCGGGAAAAAATATATGCAACAATGAGCTTTTGGCCCGGCTGTAGAAGATCGGAAGGAACGAGGGGTTATTCTATGAAACAATATCATCTGGGGATCGAGGCAACACTTGAAATCATCGGCGGAAAGTGGAAAGCGCTGATCATCTGCTTATTGATCTCCGGTGCAAAACGAACAAGCGAATTACAGCGCCACATTCACGGCATTTCACAAAAGGTTCTGATCCAGCAGCTCCGGGAGCTTGAGGAGGATGGGCTCGTCAGAAGACATGTATACCAGCAGATGCCGCCAAAAGTCGAATACAGCCTCACGGAATATGGGGTTACCGCCAATAAGATTGTTGACGTGATGTGTACTTGGGGGAAAGAGAATATCAAAAGGAGACAATGCCAAGGAGAAGATATCGTCTTGCTGGAGGATGAGTCCATGGGGGATTTTGAGTAGTTATCTCTCTCCCAATCACAGTCCACCTATCCAATAGGAATGCACTATGAAGAAGCGGCAAGGGATTTTATAATTAGAGCAAGAACCGGCTGATTCATACCGCGGGGCGGCTTATCCTGATGAAAAGCTCTTGCGGGACGGCTGTTATGAACTGCAATAAGAGTCAGGGGGCTGAGCATAGTGAGAATATTGATCGTGGATGATGAGCCCAGGCATCTGCGGGGAATGGTTAACCTGATTCACCGCCTTCGGCCGGAAGACCAGGTTGCCGTGGCAAAGGATGGCTTGGCGGCCATGGAACTGGCGAAATCGCATCGCCCGGAGGCGATATTGACGGATATCCGTATGCCTGGCATGGATGGACTGGAGTTTCTGGAGCGGCTCAAACAAGAGGGCATTAAAGCCAAAGTTGTAATGGTATCCGCTTACAATCTGTTCGAATATGCGCAGACGGCGGTCCGTCACGGCGCTTATGATTACCTGCTGAAGCCGGTGGACGTCCAGAAAATAGAGGATCTATTGAGCCGCATCGACGTTCAGCTCAATGCGGAACGGAAGCAGCGCCGCGAAGCGGAGGCGCTGGAGCGCCGCCTTCAGCTGTCTTCCTGTGCCTACCGCAACCGCCTAATCCTGGCCTGGCTGAACGGAAGTGCGACAGTGCCGGAGCTGGAGGAGCTGAACCGTTATGAATGGCTGCAGGAGAGCGGGGTTGTGGTGTATTCGGAGCTGGAATGCTTCCGGGAAGGCGCTCAACAGCAGGACAGTGACCAGCTCGTAAGCAGGCTTGAGCAGGTCTGGTCTCAATGGGGGGAGACGCTCACGGTTCCGTTAAGCGGAACGCTGGAGGATGGACGCCAGGCAGCCGTTACCTTGGTTGGCCTGAGGCGGCTTGACGGAGAGAAGCGGGAAGAGGCGCGTACCTTCGCCGCCGGCCTGGCGTCCGGTTGGGCGCATACGGGACGCCTTGCCCATGGGATCGGGCCGGAATCCCCTTCCCTGCTTGCAGACGCGCCGCAGGCTTATCTCTTAGCCAGAATGGCTTACAGCTATAATTTTTATAGTTGCTGGAGCGGGCTGGTTTTTTCAGATGAAATCTCTTCCTCTCCCATGGCGCCAAGTCCGGATTGGGGCAGGCTGTACGAAGCCTTGAAGGGGGACGATGCCGCTCTTGTTCTGCGCGTATGCAGCGGAATATTTACACAGCTCGCAGACGGCGGGCATGCCGCTCCGCTGCTTCTGAAGGAGAAGGCGTCGCTTATGCTGCTCCAGATCCGGAGTGACAACCAGGATATTCTGGACAGGAAGGCCGGGCAGATGCTCGCGGATACCGCCACAATGCTTATCCGTTCGTGCAGTTCGTATCAGGAATTAATGGCCCGGCTGGAAAAGGCTCTCCGGGAGGTACAGCTTGCGCTGAGCTTGTCCAGACAGGATAGAGGGGAGATCGTCATCACTGAATGTCTAAGCTGGATACAGGAACATACGAAGGAAGAGGTGACGCTTGAACGCGCTGCGGATTACTTCCATTTCAACCCTTCCTACTTCAGTACGCTGTTCAAGAGCAGGACGGGACGGACCTTCTCTGAGCATGTAACGGCAGTCCGGATGAAGCGGGCCAAGGAGCTGCTTGCGGAGGATAAGCTTAGAATATACGAGATCTCTGTAGAGTGCGGATTTCAGGACCCCAAATATTTCTGCCGCGTATTCAAAAAATATCACAGCATGTCGCCCAAAACCTATAAGCATGTACTCTCGCAAAGGAAACGGGAGGCATGAAGATGACCTTCCGGTACCGGCTGCTGGCCAGTTATATATTTCTGATCGCCATCCCCCTTCTCGTCCTGGGGACCGTGTTCTATCGGACCAGCCTGCGGATTATCACGGAGCAGGCGCAGCGGAATGTGTATGAGATTGTCAAAAAGAACAATGAGGTCATGGATACCAAGCTGCGGATCGTGGACCAGAACAGCATGTCCTTATTTCTGGATAAGGATTTATTCCGCATTTTCAACCAGCTGGACCCCGCCAACGAAGCGGGGCTTTTTGAAGCGGACCGGCAGGTCACGGCAATACTCGGCAAATACTTTTCACAGAATCAGGATATTTATGCCTATCAGCTGTGGACCTCTTACTTCACCTTCGGACAAACCCTGCCCCAAGGCGACCCGACGCAATCGGATATCTATCATATGGCGCGGCAGGCGGGAGGGAAATTGGTATGGGTTCCAACCTACGATTTCGTATCCATGTTCCATCAGCCCTATCTCCAGAGCGGAAATCTGGAGTTCCGTTATCTGTTCTCCGCTACACGCGTGCTTGATTTCACGTATCTGGGCAATACGAGGCTGGAAAAGATGGATGCCCGGGTGGAGCGGCCTGTACTTGCCATCAGCTTCAAATCCGAGGTGCTGAAATCCTTGTACGCGGACAGCATTTCGGGAAGCTCGCGTTATATGGTGCTTGATCCGTACGATAAGGTCGTGGCCAGCAGTGAGCCGGGGGCTGTAGCGCATACTTATAAGGAGGCATGGCTCGATAAGCTGAAGCTGGAGGGAAGCGGGGCCCGGCGGATGACTCTGGACGGGGAAGCGGTCATTGTCTGTTTTGACCGCTCGGAGGTTACCGGATGGATGTCCGTGGTCTGGATTCCGGAAGCGGGGCTGCTGAGCAGCTTTGTGCCCGTAATCCGGACTTCCATTACCGTACTGGCGGTTGTGCTCGGCATTGCGGCCTTTATTCTCGCTTTCTTTATCGCCGGCAAAATCACCAAGCCGATCAAGAGGCTGTTAAGCGCGATGAGGTCGGTGGGCGAGGGGGATTTTCAGACCCGGGTGGAGGTTGTGGCCAACGATGAGTTCGGCATCTTGACCAAGCGCTTCAACCGGATGAATGACCGCATTCATCTGCTGGTCACGGAGAATTACGAGATTAAGCTGAAGGAAAAGGAAGCCGAAATTCAGGCGCTTACGATGCAGATGCATCCGCATTTTCTATACAATACCCTGAATGTAATGAACTGGACGGCGATAGAGAACGATCAGCAGGAGCTGAGCAGAATGCTGGTCTGCTTATCCAACATGCTGCACTACACCTCCAGAAAGACCTGGGATGCGGTCCATCTGTCTGAAGAAATGAACTGGATGGATAACTATTTCTATATCATGTCGATCCGTTTCGAGGACAAGTTCATGGTAGAGTATGATATCGATCCGCAGCTCTATGAATATGATGTGCCAAGGCTTTTGTTCCAGCCATTTGTAGAGAATGCGATTCTGCACGGCTTCAACCAGACGGAATCGGGCGGCATTATCACCATTCGCGGCTGGATGATGCAGGGAACCCGGTTTTACGAGGTAGCCGATAACGGATGCGGCATGAGCCAGGAGACGGTTCATGCGATTGTGTACCAGAAATCCTCTTCCGTGGGTATTAAGAATACTATTGACCGCATTCAGATCACTTATGGCACGCCATACGGCGTTTCCATTATTTCCGCTCCGGGACAAGGGACGAGGGTTGTGATTACACTGCCGGTATAAGCTAATCTTAATCCACCATTCCAAAGAGATTAGGGTTATGTAAGCGCTATCTATTATTTTATAATAAAGCCATCATAGACTGCAGCTATGAACCGTTGAATGTTGAAATCGAGAGGGGCTCGGAAGATGTTGCGACAAAGAAAATCGATCTTCACTGTAATGGCACTGGTTCTGATGCTTGCCGCTGTGTTGTCTGCATGCTCGAAATCCGGTTCAGAAAGCTCCGATGCTTCAGCGCCTCCCGGGAATTCCGGGTCCAAGGAGAAGATTACCTTGCGGATGACGGTCTGGGGCTCGCCCGAAGAAGTGGCTCCATACAAAAAGGCCATCCAGAGATTCGAGGACAAATTTCCCAATATCAAGGTGGAGCTTCAGCATATTGCCGCTGATTATGATACCAAGCTTACAACCATGGTAGCCGGAAATGATGTTCCGGATGTCGCCATGATGGAATCCGGCACCATCGCTTTTCCTCTGGCAGAACAGGGGAAGTTCTATAATCTCCAGGAATTTCTCGACAAAGATTCCGATATCAGCCCCGATACTCTGGTTCCTAATATTATCTATTCTCTGGAGCCGGGAAATGTAATCGGCATTGGTCCGGGACCCGAGTCCTTCGGTCTGTTCTACAATGAGGATATCTTTAAGGAAGCCGGAATTGCACCTCCCCCGTCGAATGTAGCCGATGCCTGGACCTGGGATGAATTCGTCGAGACCGCCAAGAAGCTGACTGTGGACACCAACGGCAAAACAGCGGCTGATCCCGGTTTCGATCCCCGCAAAATCAAACAGTACGGGGTGAATGCCTCCACCTGGTGGGGAGTGTACAGCAACTTTATCTATTCCAACGGCGGAGACTTTATCTCGGCGGATGGAAAGTCGTTCGGACTCAACCAGCCGGAGGCTGTAGAGGCCATTCAGAAAATATCAGATCTGATGAACGTGTATCATGTATCGCCTTCCCCCGTGCAGTCGAAGAATATCCCGGCTACAAATGTAGCTCTCCAGACCAAAAAGGTGGCGATGACCGTCGACGGGCAATGGGCGAGCGCAGGACTGGCCCAATCCAAGTTCAATTTCAATGTCGGAGTTATGCCTGTTCTGAAAGAGCCGGTGACTACCGTGGTCTGCGCGATGTTTTCGATCTTCAAGTCTACTGAGCATCCCCAGGAAGCCTGGGAACTCATGAAAGCGCTTGTTGACCCGGAAGCTTCGATTGATATGATTACAGCCGGAACCTGGATGCCTTCGCTTAAGGATTGGTACACGGACCCCGCGCTGCTGGCAAAGTGGACAGAAAATCTGGAGGCAAGACCCTCCGGCTATAAAGAGGCGATCGTGGATGTGATTCTGACGAAAGGGCATCAGACGCCGACAGGCTATGTGAAGAATTTCAATAATATTATGGATATCGTCAATCCTGCCTTGGATAAGGTGTGGCTCGGCCAGCAATCGGCCCAGGAAGCGATGGATTCCATTGCGGCAAAAGTGCAGGCGCAAATCAAGGGACGCCGCGATATCAAGGAATAACCTGGAGGTAGGTATGCGAAAGGGAATGTTCTATGGGCTGTTGTTCACCGCGCCCGCCATACTCGGATTTGCCGTCTTTACGCTGGGTCCCATGATCGCCAGCCTGGTGCTCAGCCTGACCGACTACAATGTATTCAAAGAGCAGACCTCTTTTATCGGCTTGGATCATTATATACGGCTGTTCTCCGGCGGGGATGAGCTGTTCTATCAATCGCTGGGCGCAACCTTCTATTTCGTTGTGCTGCGTGTGCCTGCCGTGATCATCCTTTCCTTCGCCATCGCACTGCTGCTGAATCTCAATGTGAAGGGCAGGGCGATATTCCGCACGATTATCTATCTCCCGAGCATCGTGCCGGCTGTGGCCTCGGCCATGATCTGGATGTGGCTGCTCAATCCTGATCTCGGTCTGATTAATTCGCTGTTAAGCCGGCTGCATCTGCCGACCAGCGGCTGGCTGTATTCGGAAGAAAGCGTCATCCCGTCGGTCGTTCTCACCACATTGTGGGGTATCGGAAGCACGGTGATTATTTTTCTCGCGGGGCTTTCCGGCATCCCCCGGCAATATTATGAAGCGATTGAGGTCGACGGAGGCGGCTGGCTCCACAGGCTG
This genomic window contains:
- a CDS encoding DUF4317 domain-containing protein, with the translated sequence MNKKEVAHIRKQFKLDHDLMNIYDILNVYIMKETNEIYHWERLPFGLVDREKQELYMGNFKKLLTGELDHKLFELKFQEEAEEPARVMLHQGLVTGDPEEWQDLMMMLVDKMLVDAKYEKDMVVTFVRGQYYRPTKARNEEAEESGKDEMFAHPFILCSVNSTEQQRKNLMFDYVEREFKYNIIVDPIIKLSSPEQGFFYPSVTDNYSDVNRILYCTGKSNYPDPQFIEQVLNAERSVTALEERSFFEEIVKELAGEQLDTTTLAQVYEEIQQVIEGGEGEEEPPKLDYKDVERVLAASGVENVTAEKVERAFETVIDDKYYEMKASSVIPKYTTKSIKIETKVATISVSPQDLRYVKQVNYQGKRCLMIEVDEEVVIEGFTLSTETL
- a CDS encoding carbohydrate ABC transporter permease — protein: MRKGMFYGLLFTAPAILGFAVFTLGPMIASLVLSLTDYNVFKEQTSFIGLDHYIRLFSGGDELFYQSLGATFYFVVLRVPAVIILSFAIALLLNLNVKGRAIFRTIIYLPSIVPAVASAMIWMWLLNPDLGLINSLLSRLHLPTSGWLYSEESVIPSVVLTTLWGIGSTVIIFLAGLSGIPRQYYEAIEVDGGGWLHRLRHVTIPMVTPTIFFNTIMTIIGSFQVFNEAYILTQGGPNNKSLFYVFYLWRTGFRDADMGYASALAWILFVIILFFTFIVFRTSKSWVYYEGGERS
- a CDS encoding metal-dependent hydrolase family protein, with product MKTGYAFKNCNVIYGEAGRGVDTHMTILIQDGLIQEIGKASDVAVPGHYQAIDVEGKYVMPGLINAHVHLFADGKPFTLSASEGLLDFAFHHLLDTRLGRSVLKKRMKRNALTALHSGVTTMRSVGEFLYTDVQLRDEIKANQFVGPNLLVSGYFLSVTGGHGAPYLALVGDSPWEARRNVRINVKNGVDLIKICVTGGVTDARTVGEAGRLQMTEEEVAAICEEAHKIGIRVAAHVESTEGVRIALKGGVDTIEHGAEMDEEIINLYQNNPRALKGYTALIPTLQAAYPSAKLDLSLTKVSETVKENSRRVYDSMLKGVRQAVEHGIQIGVGTDAAMPYVTHYDLWRELDHFMRQTKLNPRRIIEQVTKSNAEILGIDHLTGSIDIGKQADLIVLEQNPLDNIQALADTAMVMVRGNLIQTPSVTRIQAVDELLDLVWTIQE
- a CDS encoding response regulator, which codes for MRILIVDDEPRHLRGMVNLIHRLRPEDQVAVAKDGLAAMELAKSHRPEAILTDIRMPGMDGLEFLERLKQEGIKAKVVMVSAYNLFEYAQTAVRHGAYDYLLKPVDVQKIEDLLSRIDVQLNAERKQRREAEALERRLQLSSCAYRNRLILAWLNGSATVPELEELNRYEWLQESGVVVYSELECFREGAQQQDSDQLVSRLEQVWSQWGETLTVPLSGTLEDGRQAAVTLVGLRRLDGEKREEARTFAAGLASGWAHTGRLAHGIGPESPSLLADAPQAYLLARMAYSYNFYSCWSGLVFSDEISSSPMAPSPDWGRLYEALKGDDAALVLRVCSGIFTQLADGGHAAPLLLKEKASLMLLQIRSDNQDILDRKAGQMLADTATMLIRSCSSYQELMARLEKALREVQLALSLSRQDRGEIVITECLSWIQEHTKEEVTLERAADYFHFNPSYFSTLFKSRTGRTFSEHVTAVRMKRAKELLAEDKLRIYEISVECGFQDPKYFCRVFKKYHSMSPKTYKHVLSQRKREA
- a CDS encoding sensor histidine kinase → MKMTFRYRLLASYIFLIAIPLLVLGTVFYRTSLRIITEQAQRNVYEIVKKNNEVMDTKLRIVDQNSMSLFLDKDLFRIFNQLDPANEAGLFEADRQVTAILGKYFSQNQDIYAYQLWTSYFTFGQTLPQGDPTQSDIYHMARQAGGKLVWVPTYDFVSMFHQPYLQSGNLEFRYLFSATRVLDFTYLGNTRLEKMDARVERPVLAISFKSEVLKSLYADSISGSSRYMVLDPYDKVVASSEPGAVAHTYKEAWLDKLKLEGSGARRMTLDGEAVIVCFDRSEVTGWMSVVWIPEAGLLSSFVPVIRTSITVLAVVLGIAAFILAFFIAGKITKPIKRLLSAMRSVGEGDFQTRVEVVANDEFGILTKRFNRMNDRIHLLVTENYEIKLKEKEAEIQALTMQMHPHFLYNTLNVMNWTAIENDQQELSRMLVCLSNMLHYTSRKTWDAVHLSEEMNWMDNYFYIMSIRFEDKFMVEYDIDPQLYEYDVPRLLFQPFVENAILHGFNQTESGGIITIRGWMMQGTRFYEVADNGCGMSQETVHAIVYQKSSSVGIKNTIDRIQITYGTPYGVSIISAPGQGTRVVITLPV
- a CDS encoding ABC transporter substrate-binding protein gives rise to the protein MLRQRKSIFTVMALVLMLAAVLSACSKSGSESSDASAPPGNSGSKEKITLRMTVWGSPEEVAPYKKAIQRFEDKFPNIKVELQHIAADYDTKLTTMVAGNDVPDVAMMESGTIAFPLAEQGKFYNLQEFLDKDSDISPDTLVPNIIYSLEPGNVIGIGPGPESFGLFYNEDIFKEAGIAPPPSNVADAWTWDEFVETAKKLTVDTNGKTAADPGFDPRKIKQYGVNASTWWGVYSNFIYSNGGDFISADGKSFGLNQPEAVEAIQKISDLMNVYHVSPSPVQSKNIPATNVALQTKKVAMTVDGQWASAGLAQSKFNFNVGVMPVLKEPVTTVVCAMFSIFKSTEHPQEAWELMKALVDPEASIDMITAGTWMPSLKDWYTDPALLAKWTENLEARPSGYKEAIVDVILTKGHQTPTGYVKNFNNIMDIVNPALDKVWLGQQSAQEAMDSIAAKVQAQIKGRRDIKE
- a CDS encoding winged helix-turn-helix transcriptional regulator — protein: MKQYHLGIEATLEIIGGKWKALIICLLISGAKRTSELQRHIHGISQKVLIQQLRELEEDGLVRRHVYQQMPPKVEYSLTEYGVTANKIVDVMCTWGKENIKRRQCQGEDIVLLEDESMGDFE
- a CDS encoding TetR/AcrR family transcriptional regulator, with translation MQAKKDEVKRDIESAALKVFFRKGFADAKMNDIADEIQISVGNIYTYFKNKQELFYAVVPPSLVEYLKNVLVESIRLDNQTFFDRGSNDKQSAIVQEQMNLLTQYSMQIVIIFEKNKGTVYSNAKNELIELMIETKKPYIKDHYKRYEIGTEENMILLSIIAGNVINMILDLLKREMGADSRRRIFEAMRLYWLHGLTGINE
- a CDS encoding NAD(P)H-dependent oxidoreductase, whose protein sequence is MNTLVILAHPSLEASRVNQRWREELRQYPKDITVHELYKAYPDGNIDVPREQNLLEAYPHVILQFPLYWYSYPPLLKKWFDEVWTYGWAYGSTGDKLNGKRIGLAMSIGDKQENYLPEGSVSFTVDEVIAPFKASARHVGAVALPYFAVFGASFQASDEEINHSAKEYIRYILKYQQ